A genomic window from Arvicola amphibius chromosome 5, mArvAmp1.2, whole genome shotgun sequence includes:
- the C5H20orf141 gene encoding uncharacterized protein C20orf141 homolog, with protein MCIPWGFSWARLLDSLLGLGALGATIRTIFSTAGLALLLLLLVSFLAFDLLHGPTGHILPQHRFLPMGQSQGAGEGPGQQAAALFHTGLVSELLSFQDALLLLFLGLGLFLGGSGIPLALLGLAFCLHPWA; from the exons ATGTGTATCCCCTGGGGTTTCAGCTGGGCCCGGCTCCTGGACAGTCTCCTAGGGCTGGGGGCACTAGGAGCGACAATTCGAACAATCTTCTCGACAGCTGGCCTAGCCCTGTTGCTCCTGCTGCTGGTCAGCTTCCTGGCCTTTGACCTGCTCCATGG GCCCACAGGTCATATCCTGCCACAACACAGATTTCTTCCAATGGGTCAGAGCCAGGGTGCTGGTGAAGGTCCAGGACAGCAGGCAGCTGCCCTCTTCCACACAGGGCTGGTCTCAGAACTACTCAGCTTCCAGGATGCACTGCTCCTGCTGTTCCTGGGCCTGGGTCTGTTCTTGGGAGGCTCTGGTATACCCTTAGCCCTGCTGGGCCTGGCTTTCTGCCTCCATCCTTGGGCCTGA